Proteins encoded by one window of Papio anubis isolate 15944 chromosome 7, Panubis1.0, whole genome shotgun sequence:
- the LOC101002597 gene encoding actin, cytoskeletal 4-like: MPLSAPLAPSRTQAIGSPTLAHLQGYNHPPPVILCLALAGQDLADYLVKILVGATTVSSPQWSGGFVRDIQENLCYVALDLQQEMATAVSSSLLEKSYELSHSQVVTISNEWFWCPEALSQPSFLGMESCCIQETTLNSIMKWDVIICKDLYTNVVLSGSIAMHPSITHRIWKEITAPAPRAMKIKIMAVSEHKYSMWISSSILASLFTFQPMWISKQECHQSGPPLFNANASKWTVRRYISCAA; the protein is encoded by the coding sequence ATGCCTCTGTCAGCGCCATTGGCACCATCACGGACTCAGGCGATAGGGTCACCCACACTTGCCCATCTTCAGGGATACAACCACCCTCCCCCAGTCATCCTGTGTTTGGCCCTGGCTGGCCAGGACCTTGCCGACTACCTGGTGAAGATCCTCGTGGGGGCTACTACAGTTTCATCACCACAGTGGAGTGGGGGATTTGTGCGTGACATCCAGGAAAATCTGTGCTATGTTGCCTTGGACTTGCAGCAGGAGATGGCCACTGCCGTGTCCTCTTCCCTCCTGGAGAAGAGCTACGAGCTGTCCCACAGCCAGGTGGTCACCATCAGCAATGAGTGGTTCTGGTGTCCAGAGGCACTGTCCCAGCCCTCCTTCCTGGGCATGGAATCTTGCTGCATCCAGGAGACCACCTTGAACTCCATCATGAAGTGGGATGTGATTATCTGCAAGGACCTGTACACCAATGTGGTGCTGTCTGGCAGCATTGCCATGCACCCAAGCATCACACACAGGATATGGAAGGAGATCACTGCCCCGGCACCCAGGGCCATGAAGATCAAGATCATGGCTGTCTCTGAGCACAAGTATTCCATGTGGATCAGCAGCTCCATCCTGGCCTCACTGTTCACCTTCCAGCCAATGTGGATCAGCAAGCAGGAGTGCCACCAGTCAGGCCCTCCACTGTTCAATGCAAATGCTTCTAAATGGACTGTGAGGAGATATATATCCTGTGCTGCCTGA